A segment of the Ipomoea triloba cultivar NCNSP0323 chromosome 1, ASM357664v1 genome:
gaaaaataaggagaaaagTAACGGGATACCCAAATGGATGAATTATGTCATAATTACGGAAATGTCATTGCGTGCTAGAATatctataaaattaattttgatccGTCTATTTTCtccatatttttcaacaatTATCAACCGTTGATCTATCAAAATCGATGAATCATATcaattattacttttatatggAAGCATATTCCCctccccccccacacacacacaatatttgTTAGTATGATAAGTTATGCTATATGCAAATTAAGTAAACACTCATATGCACACTTGACATTGactttaactttttaaaatgattGGGTAGCTAATGAATTTTCATTTGGCATATATATGATATGggattggtaaaaaaaaaatgttcaccTGATGTATATATAATACGTTAAACATCATTGAATTGTCAACCCAATGTGACATATTACTGTAATTATCAACACCTCTCATCTTATCTTATGAATTTTTAAacacatatttttaaatatatttaatacaatattcatctatttgattcatttgaagaaaaaaaactttCACTAAGCCATAAATTATCATAGTATGTATAgtgtttttttaatagtacggggtaatatttttttaaatagttgccattttatttacaaaatattagtgcttattcttatatatataatacttcatagtagccaaaggccttgtggttaAGCGGCATGAAGTAATTCtctcaagtgggaggtcatgggtttgagcctcagtggagtcaatgttgactttgttgggcttcagtagtTTGAGCAAAGTATAtcgtcaatagtattcaaaaaaaaatacttcatagTATGTATActgttttttttaatccaaaggGAGGGGTTGATGGTGTAACTCGATTCCTCTAAGttttttctttatctttatttacGCGGAAAATGATAATCATAAGGTATATTTGTGGCTCACGCAGTCACgcaatatctttttttttttttttggcaacaTTTAGAGAGTGTCCGTCCTCATGATGTTGTTCATGAGAAGTTGATTAAAAGTCCAAGTAGAACTGTTTTATTCTATTCTCTTAAAACTTAACGCGTCTAACTTGAAGATCTCACTTCTTGTTAGCTAGCATTCTAGCCCatagtttataatttttcaataatcactaaatttataaagagagaaaaattatAAGACaataaagttattattattaatagaaaacggcaatcattattttatttaaaaactatcgctctaattttctattttctatttataataatagGAGTAGTTCATATTACCTCGCGTCAATTTTCCATAATTCACATATATTAGCTGCCAACACGAAAACTAAAATTGCAAGTTTTCCGACTTTCTTTACCAACCCATCCACAGTCCATTGTTTTGTTTATGAGTCGGCAACAAATCAATTTCTCTTCTAACCCCATTCTTAGCCTCTTAGCTTATcttcaaaacaaacaaagaaaaaacacacaaaatttGATCTCTCTCACGCCGGCAAAAATGAAGCACGGCGAGGTTATTATTGTTGTGTACGATGTTGTTCTTGTTGTTTTATCCATCGCGCTGATAATTCTCGGCGTTCTTCTCTTCCTATGCTGCAAGAAGAAGAGGCCGGCGGTTGAGGATGATGGGAACGGGTGCCATAAAGCGGCGAAGCTAAGCGCGGCGGCGTATACTTTGACGGAGATGGACGCCGCCACGGACGGGTTTAACCCGCGGCGGATCATCGGAAAAGGGCGTTTAGGGGTGGTGTATTCCGGGGTGTTACCGGAAGGGCGGGGGGAGCTAGTGGCGGTGAAAAGATTCCATCCGCGCCTGGTTCTGAGCAACGCCGGCGCCGGGTTCGGGTTCTCGTCGCTTCTCCGGTGGCTGTCGTTGGCGGATCACCCAAACCTCGTACCCATCCTGGGATTCTCCGAAGCTCCCGGGGAAAGAATCGTGCTGATGGAGTACGGCGGGATGCTGAGCTTGGAGTTTTACCTCCACCAAAACCCCGACGCGGCGGCGCTCCTCCACTGGCCGCGGCGGGTGAAGGTGGCGGCCGGGGTGGCGCGTGGGTTGGAGTTTTTACATGAAGGAATGGCGCCGCATATAGTGCACGGTTGCGTTAAGGGATCGAATGTTTTGATAGATGTGGAGTTTTGTGCTAGATTGTGTGACTATGGGCTTTATTTCTTGGCATCAAATGAGAGGCAAGAGGTAGTGGGGTATGTGGATGAGGAGTATtgggggggagggggagggggttCAAAGGAAAGTGATGTGTATGGGTTTGGGGTGGTTTTGTTGGAGCTTTTGAGTGGGAGAAAGAGTCAAGAAGGGTTGCTTGTGAAGTGGGCTTTGCCCTTGcttaaagaaatgaaatttggGGAGGTTTTGGATCCTAGACTTGAAATTCCTTGTGACATTAACCCTCTTGTTAGGTTGGCTAAAGTGGCTTCAGCTTGTGTTGGAAACTCTAGGAAAAGCAGGCCTACTATTGTACAGGTGGCTGCAATTCTGAACAATTTAGAGATCGAATTCAATCTATGATTGAAATTTTTATCATGTCAATCAGTATTAGTCTGGATCAGCATTTTAGATCTAATTCCGATCTCTAGAGTTGAAGGAAATGTGATGGATCAAGAAATTGGTCAAGATTGGAATGTGAAATTTTGATTGTGTGATGTGGTGGAATGCCAAAACTATGGGATTTTgtatggaggaaaatggtgaaacGCCAAAATGCAGAGTTTGGGCGGTGGATTTGTCTTCACTTCAATCAAttctttgtgtatatatatacatataattgaaTGGGCTATTCTTGTTTGGTGGTAAATGGGGGACCTTTTCCTTGAAATTGTGCTTTTAAATGATGTTTGCTTTCGGTTTGTCATTTTATTACTTGTTAGAATACATTGTAAACAAAGAATTATTATTTCGGGAAAATAATAACagtagaattttttaaaattacaaatgctATTATACCTATTTATATTGAATACGATCATACCTGAATATTTGATACAAATCAGCACCATGTAATTCAGAACAAGCTGCAATGAAGGAGCGTGAACAGCAAACGCAGATAAAGTGAACGCACATTAGCATTTAACTAATGAACAGTGCAAAATCACAAAGATGCGTTAGTCAAGATCATCTGAGCAGTTTCAAAGAGATGAAGACTGGCAgaaattatagaaaaatgttaGCAATTTGGTTAGAACAAAGTCATATCCATGGAGAGAatttaatcaattagtaatagtATCAATCAATTCCGAACCACAAATTCGAGAAATTAGTAATAGTATCTATCGATTTCCTTGAATCAGCAGTCATATTTCATAGATTTGATGGGACAGACCACATATTTGAGAAATAAACTACGGAGCATTGAGATGGAGGAGAAGAATTGCCAGAAATCAGAAGTCATATTTCATAGAAAGAGTCGAGATTAGACAAATGCTCTGAACAAAAACAACTTCCCGGCCTATGCAAATCTAGGTTTCGGCCGCTAGCATATCTACGATGTTACATTTATGCTCTCTCTCCCCTGATTTTCCTAGCGAGCTGGATGTCATTTAAATAGTCATAAtaataaactagtattttcgcacgTGTGTtacacggaatgaattttgttataatgttttaagaatatttagatcgatatataattattatataaattatagggaaaatggcatctttagtccctaagttataggggtagtgtagactcagtccctaagttatggctgtatgcgagtttagtccctcagttattcacaaagtggcgagtttagtccctgaacattaaatttgacgaaaaaattaaaaaatattcaaaatttgaggggtaaaataggaaattcacattttattattcttcttatatcaaaaccacttttacaacattattttttcacttcttagcctaattattttcaatatttttNNNNNNNNNNNNNNNNNNNNNNNNNNNNNNNNNNNNNNNNNNNNNNNNNNNNNNNNNNNNNNNNNNNNNNNNNNNNNNNNNNNNNNNNNNNNNNNNNNNNNNNNNNNNNNNNNNNNNNNNNNNNNNNNNNNNNNNNNNNNNNNNNNNNNNNNNNNNNNNNNNNNNNNNNNNNNNNNNNNNNNNNNNNNNNNNNNNNNNNNNNNNNNNNNNNNNNNNNNNNNNNNNNNNNNNNNNNNNNNNNNNNNNNNNNNNNNNNNNNNNNNNNNNNNNNNNNNNNNNNNNNNNNNNNNNNNNNNNNNNNNNNNNNNNNNNNNNNNNNNNNNNNNNNNNNNNNNNNNNNNNNNNNNNNNNNNNNNNNNNNNNNNNNNNNNNNNNNNNNNNNNNNNNNNNNNNNNNNNNNNNNNNNNNNNNNNNNNNNNNNNNNNNNNNNNNNNNNNNNNNNNNNNNNNNNNNNNNNNNNNNNNNNNNNNNNNNNNNNNNNNNNNNNNNNNNNNNNNNNNNNNNNNNNNNNNNNNNNNNNNNNNNNNNNNNNNNNNNNNNNNNNNNNNNNNNNNNNNNNNNNNNNNNNNNNNNNNNNNNNNNNNNNNNNNNNNNNNNNNNNNNNNNNNNNNNNNNNNNNNNNNNNNNNNNNNNNNNNNNNNNNNNNNNNNNNNNNNNNNNNNNNNNNNNNNNNNNNNNNNNNNNNNNNNNNNNNNNNNNNNNNNNNNNNNNNNNNNNNNNNNNNNNNNNNNNNNNNNNNNNNNNNNNNNNNNNNNNNNNNNNNNNNNNNNNNNNNNNNNNNNNNNNNNNNNNNNNNNNNNNNNNNNNNNNNNNNNNNNNNNNNNNNNNNNNNNNNNNNNNNNNNNNNNNNNNNNNNNNNNNNNNNNNNNNNNNNNNNNNNNNNNNNNNNNNNNNNNNNNNNNNNNNNNNNNNNNNNNNNNNNNNNNNNNNNNNNNNNNNNNNNNNNNNNNNNNNNNNNNNNNNNNNNNNNNNNNNNNNNNNNNNNNNNNNNNNNNNNNNNNNNNNNNNNNNNNNNNNNNNNNNNNNNNNNNNNNNNNNNNNNNNNNNNNNNNNNNNNNNNNNNNNNNNNNNNNNNNNNNNNNNNNNNNNNNNNNNNNNNNNNNNNatctcaaaagttttaattttattacatttgttgcttagtaaaaagataaaaacttgttaggatagtgtgtttcatacacctaaatacaatgatcatgcatttctttatttgtgctaagttttaagtgtgttatacgagagtgaggttcctaacaagtcatttgaaagttattaaaatgcttttaaaaatgaaaaatcttgaaaataattaggctaagaagtgaaaaataatgttgtaaaagtggttttgatataagaagaataataaaatgtgaatttcctattttacccctcaaattttgaatatttttaaattttttcgtcaaattaatgtccagggactaaactcgccactttgtgaataactgagggactaaactcgcatacagccataacttagggactgagtctacactacccctataactcagggactaaagatgccattttccctaaattaTAACAGTCAATAATATATAgtacaaatgatgaaaatgattGAATCGATTATGTGTTCTAATGCTATCCTTGTATTCaagtaaataattgctcaattacccgtgcgatgcacggataaatattttaaattatatatttagataataaaattaaatatagaataataaaaacattctaatattgaacgtgtaaattattttattgaaatcGCAATTTATGAAATTCTAAAAAGAGATGTAATTTATGAAATTCTAAAaagagatatgtaatttatgaaATCGTAATCGTTGATTATCTATGGTGATTGACGAATGAGATTAACTTTCTTAGTATCGATGACAGGGACATGAAGGAAAAGATGCAAGCTGCTAGTTTCAAAGGAAAAGATGCAAGCTGCTAGTTTCAATTAGATTAGATCTTTAATCGACAGTTGTGCATGATGGTTCTTCGGATTGATAACGTGAAAACTTGTGCATGATGGTTCTTCGGATTGATAACGTGAAAACTTGTGCATTTTAAAGGCAAATTAATACCCAAATTGTTACCctggatttttattatttttacatatataaaccATTTAAATAGTcataataataaactaatattTCGCCCGTGCACGCACGTGCATTACAcggaatgaattattatttctgaaaaataataataaatataattcataCATATAATCTTTAGACTGTACATCACAagtaaaatactagtttataTTGAATAGGGTGATACCTGAATATTTGATACAAAATAGTTTGTACAAATCAGCATCATGTAATTCAGAACAAGCTGCAATGAAGGAGCATGAACAGCAAACGCACAATAGCATTTATCTAATGAACAGTGCAAAAACACAAGGATGCTTTAGTCGGATCATCTTAGCAGTTTCAAAGAGATGAAGACGCAgaaattatagaaaaatgttaACAATTTGCTTGAGAGAATCTCTTATTATAATATAGAGAGGGGATTTGGCCTATAAAAATGCCCCATTCTCCCGCCCAAAGGATTctgatttctttttcatttttaaattactGTTGAAAATGGATTGCTTGATGGTTGTGTATTCCATTTTCCCAAGCCAGCTATTAATTGCTTTACAAGTTCCAATAGAAGCAAGCATGCTACAAAATAATCATTACATATTTTTGAATGTAAATCTTGGTGGGAAATAGCCTATAAATACTCTAAATGTCTTGAGGTGGAATCCCACTTTCACATTGNTTCCCACCAAGATTTACATTCAAAAATATGTAATGATTATTTTGTAGCATGCTTGCTTCTATTGGAACTTGTAAAGCAATTAATAGCTGGCTTGGGAAAATGGAATACACAACCATCAAGCAATCCATTTTCAACagtaatttaaaaatgaaaaagaaatcagAATCCTTTGGGCGGGAGAATGGGGCATTTTTATAGGCCAAATCCCCTCTCTATATTATAATAAGAGATTCTCTCAAGCAAATTGTtaacatttttctataatttcTGCGTCTTCATCTCTTTGAAACTGCTAAGATGATCCGACTAAAGCATCCTTGTGTTTTTGCACTGTTCATTAGATAAATGCTATTGTGCGTTTGCTGTTCATGCTCCTTCATTGCAGCTTGTTCTGAATTACATGATGCTGATTTGTACAAACTATTTTGTATCAAATATTCAGGTATCACCCTATTCAAtataaactagtattttactTGTGATGTACAGTCTAAAGATTATATGtatgaattatatttattattatttttcagaaataataattcattccgTGTAATGCACGTGCGTGCACGGGCGAaatattagtttattattatgACTATTTAAATggtttatatatgtaaaaataataaaaatccagGGTAACAATTTGGGTATTAATTTGCCTTTAAAATGCACAAGTTTTCACGTTATCAATCCGAAGAACCATCATGCACAAGTTTTCACGTTATCAATCCGAAGAACCATCATGCACAACTGTCGATTAAAGATCTAATCTAATTGAAACTAGCAGCTTGCATCTTTTCCTTTGAAACTAGCAGCTTGCATCTTTTCCTTCATGTCCCTGTCATCGATACTAAGAAAGTTAATCTCATTCGTCAATCACCATAGATAATCAACGATTACGATttcataaattacatatctcttTTTAGAATTTCATAAATTACATCTCTTTTTAGAATTTCATAAATTGCgatttcaataaaataatttacacgttcaatattagaatgtttttattattctatatttaattttattatctaaatatataatttaaaatatttatccgtgcatcgcacgggtaattgagcaattatttacttGAATACAAGGATAGCATTAGAACACATAATCGATTCaatcattttcatcatttgtacTATATATTATTGACTGTTAtaatttagggaaaatggcatctttagtccctgagttataggggtagtgtagactcagtccctaagttatggctgtatgcgagtttagtccctcagttattcacaaagtggcgagtttagtccctggacattaatttgacgaaaaaatttaaaaatattcaaaatttgaggggtaaaataggaaattcacattttattattcttcttatatcaaaaccacttttacaacattatttttcacttcttagcctaattattttcaagatttttcatttttaaaagcattttaataactttcaaatgacttgttaggaacctcactctcgtataacacacttaaaacttagcacaaataaagaaatgcatgatcattgtatttaggtgtatgaaacacactgtcctaacaagtttttattttttactaagcaacaaatgtaataaaattaaactttgagataggatagtgttaaaaaaatccaaaagttttaattgtattacatttgttgcttagtaaaaaaataaaaacttgttaggatagtgtgtttcatacacctaaatacaatga
Coding sequences within it:
- the LOC116028565 gene encoding proline-rich receptor-like protein kinase PERK15; translation: MSRQQINFSSNPILSLLAYLQNKQRKNTQNLISLTPAKMKHGEVIIVVYDVVLVVLSIALIILGVLLFLCCKKKRPAVEDDGNGCHKAAKLSAAAYTLTEMDAATDGFNPRRIIGKGRLGVVYSGVLPEGRGELVAVKRFHPRLVLSNAGAGFGFSSLLRWLSLADHPNLVPILGFSEAPGERIVLMEYGGMLSLEFYLHQNPDAAALLHWPRRVKVAAGVARGLEFLHEGMAPHIVHGCVKGSNVLIDVEFCARLCDYGLYFLASNERQEVVGYVDEEYWGGGGGGSKESDVYGFGVVLLELLSGRKSQEGLLVKWALPLLKEMKFGEVLDPRLEIPCDINPLVRLAKVASACVGNSRKSRPTIVQVAAILNNLEIEFNL